The DNA segment CCTTGGACACAGTCCCTAGGAggtaacagttttatttatttatttatttatttgtattttatttattttttctttttatagctgtacctgtggcaaatggtagttcccaggacaggggtcgaaatgcagctgcaattgctggccaatgccacagccacagcaatgcaagatatgAGGTGcctctgtgatctataccacagcttgtgccaacactggatccttgacccactgaatgaagccagggattggacccacatcctcaaagagacagtgatgggttcttaacctaccgagccacaacaggaactcccctggggTGTAACATTTAAGCCTTTGAAATTTCCTTAATGATAGGAGTATTGGTTATTCATGGTGAATAGTATGGATCATACCTGATAGTACATGCTAATAGAGAGCCATGCCCAAAAGACTATCCATTGAAGAGTTGGGACTTTGTGCAAAGTGACATCAACCCAACCTCTAAGGAGGGAAGCTCAAAATTGAGTTCAACCATAAGGACAATATAATTCAACTAATGATGTGTATGGAATGAAGCCTCCACAAAATTTCTAGACACTGAAGCTTAGGTGAGCTACCTAGttggtaagatttttttgaaTATTGTCACACTTTATCACAAGGAGGACATAGTGAGTCTGGACTCCATGGAGAAAGGACATAAGAAGCTTCACCCTGGACCTTTCAGATCTTGCCCTGTGTCTATTTTCCTTAGTCTGGATCTAATTTGTATCCTTTGCTATATGAAACTCTAATCCTAGGTACAGAACTTTTCTGGGTTCTATGTGTCATTCCAGTGCATTGCTGAACCTGAGGGAGTCCCCTCAGTTTGAATCATTCTAGAGAATTATTGAATGTGAGAAAGTCTTCAACTTTGTAGCCAATGTGCCAGCAATGACAATGACCCTGCGACCCCCAAACATATGGCTGGTGTCTGAAAGAAGGGCAGTCTTGTGAGGACTGTTCCTTGGAACTTTGTGGTTTTTGCAAACTCTTTTTAGGGAAGAAGGGCAGTGCAATAAGTCGAGCCAAGTTGAAGTCCATCAAAGGTGTCTGaaaaccaccagggagctctggagcTAGGGTGATTCCTAAGAGTTCGATGAAACTGGGGCAAAGGAGCCAAAGGCTTATATCCCTACATAATAGAGTCATAGGATGTGGGCTGCCTGTTGGCAGTCTGTAGCTGAAGCAGGTATTTCTAGCAGTTTACTGTGGATGGCTGATTAACACCCAACATTTGGAGCAATATACCCCTCATTCCCTACAggagttatatatatttttaaatcatagtaaaataacaaaaattttaccATCTTAACTCTTTTTTAGTATACAGTTCAGTTGTCTTAAGTACCTTAATATTGTTttgcaaccatcactaccatccacCTCCAGAAGTTTTTTCACCTTCTCTGATTAAAATTCTGTCCTCACGAAACACTAACTGCCCATTCTTCCTCCCAAacctctggcaactaccattccactctctgtctctatgagtttgactacttTAAATGCTTCACATCAATGAAATCACTCAATACATGTCATTTTGTGTCTGGCTATATAATATGATTGGGGAGAAGTTAgatggaaggggaaggagaattaccagaaaaattgaaaatcagGTTGCTCTGATAGGTACTCTCTACTTTATTCCTTGGGAAACGCACATCCTTGTTTTCCTAGGAAAGTCCCAGTGATGACTGTTTATTCACACTCATTATTAATAGCATCCTATTTCAATTTCAAGATACCCTAATTTGAACTGAAATTAAATAGTCATCATCTTTGCTCAAAAATCATTAAGGAGCCAAAATACATTGGATGTCTTGGTTATTAAGGTAGGGTTTGGATACATCTAAGAAATAGAAGGAACATTATAGGAAAAGTATAGATATAATAAATAGCAAGAAAGGGAGAGCTATGCTTGTTTTTTCAGTGATAGAAACAAGACTTCCTAGGATCAAGAGTCCTGGGTAATGCATGTAGAAAGTGAGAAGGCTCTCCTATGTGCTATGCAAAATTCTGGATGGGCAATGTCTTGCATCTGGAGCCCAAATAATCATTCAATTCCATCAGTGctattctaagagaaaaaaaagaaacagaaagcagagagCCAGAAAAGTACACATATACTATGTGACTGCAGATTCAGATTTTATTGTTGATTATCACACATTTCCCAGTTAGGAACCAAATAAAGATAGCACATTTATTGAGATTAGGTTCTTCTGGTGATAATCCCCCACAGGACATGCATGATGTCTCTGTTTCTtaggctgtagatgaaggggttcagcatgggggtgacaaCAGTGTACATCACTGAGGCCATGGCAcccttcctgggggaggaggaaatggctGAACTGAGGTACACCCCAAGGCCTGTTccataaaacaagcaaacaactaACAGGTGAGAGCCACAGGTTGAGAAGGTTTTATACTTTACACCTGATGATGAGACTCTCAGAATAGAGGAAATAATCTGAGTATAAGAATAAAGGATCCCTAAGAGTGGAATGCCACCAATGATGGTACCGATGAAGTAGATTAATATGTTATTGGTGGAGCTGTCAGAACAGGCAAGACTGAGGAGTTGAGAAGGGTCACAAAAGAAATGAGGGATTTCCACATCTGCACAGAAGGTGAGCTGTGACATCATCCAGTAGTGCAGCTGGGAGGTTAAAAAACTGATGGACAATGACACCAGGACCAACAAGCCACAGAGGCGGGGATTCATGATGACCAGGTAGTGTAGGGGGTGACAGATGGCTGCCAACCGGTCATAGGCCATGACTGCCAGAAGTAGACTCTCCAaacaggcaaaaagagaaaaaaaggtcaCTTGAGCTAGGCACCCTGCATAGGTGATGGATTTGTTGTGTGTCTGGAGGTTCACTAGCATCTTGGGGACAGTGGTGGTGCTGAAATTGATATCAGTCAAagacaaattggaaaggaagaagtacatgggtgtgtggaggtgggaatcagagctgacagccaggatgatgagcaggttcccaatAAGAGTCACCAGGTACACGGACAGGAAGAGGTCAAAGAGAAGGGGCTGCAGATCCAGATCATCtgagaggcccaggaggaggaaTTCTGAGACATGTGTAAGATTCTGTGGTTCCATGTTGAGTGGGCAacttctgaaaaagaagaaagtgttaaataaataaacaaaacaattttagGGGCATACAGATAGGTGTCCTTATTTATTGATTGCTTGattgatttacttatttacttattaatttattctttttatggccatacctgcagaatATGAAATTTCCATGCCAAgtgtcatatcagagctgcagctgttggtctctaccacagtgacagcaactctggatctgagctgcatctgtgagctatgctgcagcttgtgataatgctgggtcctttacccactgagtgaggacagtgatagaacccacattctcatggatactctgtCCGtttcttaacttgctgtgccataaCGAGAACTTCTAGTGTCCATACTTTATATTTAAGCAATTCACATATAAAGTATTCATGCTTAAAGAGCATACATTCCAGCACCTTCAGGACTATTTCTCTATTGTGAACTCTTCTTTATTGATTCCTAAGGCACTcacttgtttttttattatacatattttagagGCATGGGGTCAAAGATGACTGGACAATAAAAGCTACTTTGAGATAACAAAttcacaaatataataaaaagtctCCCTACTTTTGAGGAATCTTATAGAGTAAAAAGtattcttctctctttaaaaaattattctaattaaAGACACTAAAAGCAACTGAAGTTGCCTCTCAAGCAACTGAAGTTCAAACTAATCAATATACTATTGGGGCGTATTTGATAGTGGCCCATCTGGATCCCAGCAGTGGCACCTAAGAGTtgtcttagggagttcccgtcgtggctcagtggttaacgaatctgactaggaaccatgaggttgcgggttcaatccctggcctcagtgggttaaggatccagtgtttgccatgaactgtggtgtaggttgcagatgcggcttggatcccacgtcgctgtggctctggtgtaggccggcagctacagctctgattggacccctagcctgggaacctccatatgctgtgggagtggctcaggaagaggcaaaaggacaaaaaaaaaaagttgtcttagAATAGTCATGGTTTGTCAATCGGATTTTGAATCATTATTCAATTAGTTAGTGATTGATGAAATACAATCCTAATATGGGTTTAATGCTCTTATATCCTCttataaaggagagagagaggcctATCATATCCCAGAAAGCTTGTCCACAGTGTGAGTCGAAATCGTAAAATGTGTCTCAGACCACACAATCAGATTAACTACCCCTTTCTTTTTGtcgctctttctctcttttagttTTATGATTCACAATTAAAAGAAACTGGATGTTGTAGATTctattaaacagaaaataataggTCCCTCAGAAAGTGACACAGAGGCTTACTAGCACTGTTTCATCTTTGTGTAGTCCTACAAGACAACGCTGGAAGGAGTGAAACTACAGGCAGGAAAGTGTATAGTACGGGGAAGACCTATTGCCCACACTGTTTCTGAGAACCAAGCAAGGGTCTATACAATACCTAACAGAGATTTTTGTCCTGGGAACCTGTTCCGTGCCAGGTGAGAAGAGTCTCTGAGACGTCAGAAATGGATGAGACTCGGATGTTTCCCCGCAGGCATTCAGAATCTGCTTGCatgaggacaaaaataaaatgttc comes from the Phacochoerus africanus isolate WHEZ1 chromosome 4, ROS_Pafr_v1, whole genome shotgun sequence genome and includes:
- the LOC125124272 gene encoding olfactory receptor 18-like, which codes for MEPQNLTHVSEFLLLGLSDDLDLQPLLFDLFLSVYLVTLIGNLLIILAVSSDSHLHTPMYFFLSNLSLTDINFSTTTVPKMLVNLQTHNKSITYAGCLAQVTFFSLFACLESLLLAVMAYDRLAAICHPLHYLVIMNPRLCGLLVLVSLSISFLTSQLHYWMMSQLTFCADVEIPHFFCDPSQLLSLACSDSSTNNILIYFIGTIIGGIPLLGILYSYTQIISSILRVSSSGVKYKTFSTCGSHLLVVCLFYGTGLGVYLSSAISSSPRKGAMASVMYTVVTPMLNPFIYSLRNRDIMHVLWGIITRRT